A single genomic interval of Paracoccus contaminans harbors:
- a CDS encoding GDCCVxC domain-containing (seleno)protein, which yields MTDQQPILISTIACPDCGYSKSETMPTEACQWFYECAGCGKLLKPKPGDCCVYCSWGTVPCPPIQAGKGCCG from the coding sequence ATGACCGATCAACAACCGATTCTCATCAGTACCATCGCGTGTCCGGACTGCGGTTACTCGAAAAGCGAGACCATGCCGACAGAGGCATGCCAGTGGTTCTATGAGTGCGCGGGTTGCGGTAAGCTGCTGAAGCCGAAGCCCGGCGATTGCTGTGTCTATTGCTCTTGGGGCACCGTCCCCTGTCCTCCGATCCAGGCAGGCAAGGGATGCTGCGGCTGA
- a CDS encoding arsenic resistance protein, with product MTRLDLERQQVWIYLAAILAGLGLGLVLPGAAAHLEAALWPLLGILIFVTFTQVPLIHLPEAFRDRRFMGAMLAGNFVIVPLIVAGLLLFLPQDPAVRLGVLLVLLVPCTDWYITFTHLAGGDAGRAIAATPVNLIVQMALLPVYLWLFMGTAFLEIFAVGPIVTVFLTLIVAPLVAAWALERWAEARSGRDALIERLAWFPVPLLALVVFLIAASQVQSVTASLPVLPQVTGVFVGFLVLALFAGLAITRALDLPARSGRALVFSLGTRNSFVVLPLALALPPEWRLAIVVIVFQSLVELLGVLVYLKAVPRLLPER from the coding sequence ATGACGCGCCTCGATCTTGAGCGGCAACAGGTCTGGATCTATCTTGCCGCCATCCTGGCAGGGCTGGGCTTGGGTCTGGTGCTGCCGGGGGCCGCCGCACATCTCGAGGCGGCGCTCTGGCCGCTTCTCGGCATCCTGATTTTCGTGACCTTCACGCAGGTGCCGCTGATCCATCTGCCGGAGGCGTTCCGCGACCGGCGCTTCATGGGGGCGATGCTCGCGGGCAACTTCGTGATCGTTCCGCTGATTGTGGCGGGGCTGCTGTTGTTCCTGCCCCAGGATCCGGCGGTCCGGCTGGGTGTTCTCCTCGTGCTGCTCGTCCCCTGCACGGACTGGTACATCACCTTCACTCATCTGGCGGGGGGCGATGCCGGCCGTGCGATCGCCGCCACGCCGGTGAACCTGATCGTGCAGATGGCATTGCTGCCCGTCTACCTGTGGTTGTTCATGGGCACGGCCTTCCTGGAGATCTTCGCGGTCGGACCCATCGTGACCGTTTTCCTGACGCTGATCGTGGCGCCGCTGGTGGCGGCATGGGCCCTCGAGCGATGGGCCGAGGCCCGATCCGGCCGGGACGCGCTGATCGAGCGTCTTGCCTGGTTCCCGGTACCGCTGCTTGCGCTGGTCGTCTTTCTGATCGCAGCAAGCCAGGTGCAATCGGTGACCGCCTCCCTTCCGGTCTTGCCGCAGGTGACGGGCGTGTTCGTCGGCTTCCTCGTGCTCGCCCTGTTCGCAGGACTTGCGATAACACGGGCGCTAGATCTCCCGGCGCGATCAGGACGCGCGCTGGTGTTCAGCCTTGGCACACGCAATTCCTTCGTCGTGCTGCCGCTGGCGCTGGCCCTGCCGCCGGAGTGGCGGCTGGCCATCGTGGTCATCGTGTTTCAGTCACTCGTCGAACTGTTGGGCGTGCTGGTGTACCTCAAGGCGGTGCCGCGTCTTCTGCCCGAAAGATAA